The following proteins are co-located in the Pseudomonas cavernae genome:
- a CDS encoding lipopolysaccharide kinase InaA family protein, which produces MTDFIAAEDRALLERHGLASFDALWALKLAAVDEPNTERGGWSSVYRLDLGDAAYYLKRQSNHLACSLTYPFGESTFAREFRNIQRYRVLGIPALQAAFFAERRAAGERRAILLTRALDGWQDLVQHLDDWPRLDAGRRSAILRACGELARRLHTAGQKHGCFYPKHIFLRATATGFEACLIDLEKTRPLLLGRRDRVKDLEPLLRRAQVWSAAEVEQLLNAYLGDAGEQPHWLRQLTARQRAKEARR; this is translated from the coding sequence ATGACCGATTTCATCGCCGCCGAGGACCGGGCGCTGCTCGAACGTCATGGCCTGGCCAGCTTCGACGCGCTGTGGGCGCTCAAGCTGGCGGCGGTGGACGAGCCGAACACCGAGCGCGGTGGCTGGAGCAGCGTGTATCGCCTGGACCTCGGTGACGCCGCCTACTACCTGAAGCGGCAGAGCAATCACCTGGCGTGCAGCCTGACGTATCCGTTCGGCGAATCGACCTTCGCCCGCGAGTTCCGCAATATTCAGCGTTATCGGGTGCTGGGCATTCCCGCCCTGCAGGCGGCCTTCTTCGCCGAGCGGCGGGCCGCCGGCGAGCGCCGGGCGATTTTGCTGACCCGCGCCCTGGATGGCTGGCAGGATCTCGTGCAGCACCTGGATGACTGGCCGCGCCTCGACGCCGGCCGACGCAGCGCGATCCTGCGCGCCTGCGGCGAACTGGCGCGGCGCCTGCATACGGCCGGGCAGAAGCACGGCTGTTTCTATCCCAAACATATCTTCCTGCGTGCCACGGCCACGGGCTTCGAGGCCTGCCTGATCGATCTGGAGAAGACCCGGCCGCTGCTGCTCGGTCGCCGCGACCGGGTCAAGGATCTCGAGCCGCTGCTGCGCCGCGCCCAGGTCTGGAGCGCCGCCGAAGTGGAGCAGCTGCTGAACGCTTATCTCGGTGATGCTGGCGAACAGCCGCATTGGTTACGGCAGTTGACGGCGCGCCAGCGCGCTAAAGAGGCGCGCCGATGA
- a CDS encoding lipopolysaccharide kinase InaA family protein produces the protein MSAWKLAAGLAPAEAEHFADLDAVFALQGETITGDLLSEVLRVEHLGRRYYVKRYWGAGKGLRRYLGRPRVKAEWQNLKHFAKWGIATAPLVAYGLERQAGKFSRGALITAEVVGTEDLAALARQNDPRLRDRRWVDAISRQLAKATRTLHDHHFAHNDLKWRNLLVNDQAELFFIDCPTGAFWQGPLLRYRIVKDLACLDKVAKQQLSRSQRLRFYLQYRGRQRLNISDKKRIRQIVGFFEGRE, from the coding sequence ATGAGTGCCTGGAAACTGGCCGCCGGCCTGGCGCCGGCGGAGGCCGAACACTTCGCCGATCTCGATGCGGTGTTCGCCCTGCAGGGCGAGACCATCACCGGCGACCTGCTGTCCGAGGTGCTGCGGGTCGAGCATCTCGGCCGGCGCTATTACGTCAAGCGCTACTGGGGCGCCGGCAAAGGCCTGCGCCGCTACTTGGGCCGGCCGCGGGTCAAGGCCGAGTGGCAGAACCTCAAACACTTCGCCAAGTGGGGCATCGCCACCGCGCCGCTGGTGGCCTACGGCCTGGAGCGCCAGGCCGGAAAATTCTCCCGCGGGGCGCTGATTACCGCCGAAGTGGTCGGTACCGAGGATCTGGCGGCGCTGGCTCGGCAAAACGATCCGCGTTTGCGCGATCGGCGCTGGGTGGACGCGATCAGCCGCCAGCTGGCCAAGGCCACGCGCACCCTGCATGACCATCACTTCGCCCACAACGACCTGAAGTGGCGCAATCTGTTGGTCAACGACCAGGCCGAACTGTTCTTCATCGACTGCCCGACTGGGGCATTCTGGCAGGGGCCGTTGCTGCGCTACCGGATCGTCAAGGACCTGGCCTGTCTGGACAAAGTGGCCAAGCAACAGTTGTCGCGCAGCCAGCGCCTGCGCTTCTATCTGCAATACCGCGGTCGCCAGCGGCTGAACATCAGTGATAAGAAGCGCATCCGCCAGATCGTGGGCTTTTTCGAGGGTCGGGAATGA
- the rfaP gene encoding lipopolysaccharide core heptose(I) kinase RfaP, giving the protein MQLILAEPFKSLWAGRDPFVEVERLQGKIYRELEGRRTLRTEVDGRGYFVKIHRGIGWGEIAKNLLSAKLPVLGASNEWTALQRLREANVPSMTAVAYGSRGHNPASQHSFIITEELAPTVDLEVFSLNWREQPPPPRLKRALIAEVARMTGNMHRAGVNHRDCYICHFLLHTDKVPTADDFKLSLIDLHRAQARAATPRRWRDKDLAGLYFSALGIGLTRRDKLRFLKAYFLQTKGQQPLRWILRDEARLLAWLERRAERLLLRYRRKYAPGAGQ; this is encoded by the coding sequence ATGCAACTGATCCTCGCCGAACCCTTCAAGAGCCTGTGGGCCGGGCGCGATCCGTTCGTCGAGGTCGAGCGCCTGCAGGGCAAGATCTACCGCGAGCTGGAAGGGCGGCGCACGCTGCGCACCGAGGTCGACGGGCGCGGCTATTTCGTCAAGATTCACCGTGGCATCGGCTGGGGCGAGATCGCCAAGAACCTGCTCTCCGCCAAGCTGCCGGTGCTCGGCGCCAGCAACGAGTGGACGGCGCTGCAGCGTCTGCGCGAGGCCAATGTGCCGAGCATGACCGCGGTGGCCTATGGTTCACGCGGCCACAACCCGGCTAGCCAGCATTCCTTCATCATCACCGAGGAACTGGCACCGACCGTCGACCTGGAGGTCTTCAGCCTCAATTGGCGCGAACAGCCGCCGCCGCCGCGGCTGAAGCGTGCGCTGATCGCCGAGGTGGCGCGGATGACCGGCAACATGCACCGCGCCGGGGTCAACCACCGCGACTGCTATATCTGCCACTTCCTCCTGCATACCGATAAGGTGCCGACGGCGGACGACTTCAAGCTGTCGCTGATCGACCTGCACCGCGCGCAAGCCCGCGCGGCCACGCCGCGCCGCTGGCGCGACAAGGACCTCGCCGGACTGTATTTCTCCGCTCTGGGTATCGGCCTGACCCGGCGCGACAAGCTGCGCTTCCTGAAAGCCTATTTTTTACAGACAAAGGGCCAGCAGCCGCTGCGCTGGATCCTGCGCGACGAAGCGCGTCTGCTGGCCTGGCTGGAGCGCAGGGCCGAGCGCCTGTTGCTGCGTTACCGGCGCAAATACGCCCCGGGGGCGGGCCAATGA
- a CDS encoding glycosyltransferase family 4 protein — MTLAFVLYKYFPFGGLQRDFLRIALECQQRGHAIRVYTMIWEGPVPDGFEVLVAPVKALFNHKRNEKFTAWVQADLSKRPVARVIGFNKMPGLDVYYAADPCFEDKAQTLRNGLYRKWGRYKHFADYERAVFAPEAKTEVLMISEVQQPLFVKHYATPAARFHLLPPGIAADRRAPANAAEIRAEFRREFKLADDELLLVQIGSGFKTKGLDRSLKAVAALPRELRQRTRLIVIGQDDPKPFLLQVKALGISAQVQILKGRSDIPRFLLGADLLIHPAYNENTGTVLLEALVAGLPVLVSDVCGYAHYIAEADSGRVLPGPFAQERLNRLLAEMLADAAARAAWARNGLAFAASADLYSMPQHAADVILVAEPACN; from the coding sequence ATGACCCTGGCGTTCGTCCTCTACAAATACTTCCCGTTCGGTGGCCTGCAGCGCGATTTCCTGCGCATCGCCCTGGAATGCCAGCAGCGCGGCCATGCCATCCGCGTCTACACCATGATCTGGGAAGGCCCGGTGCCGGACGGTTTCGAGGTGCTGGTGGCGCCGGTCAAGGCGCTGTTCAACCACAAGCGCAACGAGAAATTCACTGCCTGGGTGCAGGCCGATCTGAGCAAGCGTCCGGTCGCGCGGGTGATCGGCTTCAACAAGATGCCGGGGCTGGACGTCTACTACGCCGCCGACCCCTGCTTCGAGGACAAGGCGCAGACCCTGCGCAACGGCCTGTACCGCAAATGGGGGCGCTACAAGCACTTCGCCGACTACGAGCGCGCGGTGTTCGCCCCCGAGGCCAAGACCGAGGTGCTGATGATTTCCGAGGTGCAGCAGCCGCTGTTCGTCAAGCACTACGCCACCCCGGCGGCGCGCTTCCACCTGCTGCCGCCCGGCATCGCCGCCGACCGCCGCGCCCCGGCCAATGCCGCCGAGATCCGCGCCGAGTTCCGCCGCGAGTTCAAGCTGGCGGACGACGAGCTGCTGCTGGTGCAGATCGGCTCCGGGTTCAAGACCAAGGGCCTGGACCGCAGCCTCAAGGCCGTCGCCGCGCTGCCGCGCGAACTGCGCCAACGCACCCGCCTGATCGTCATCGGCCAGGACGATCCCAAGCCGTTCCTGCTGCAGGTCAAGGCGCTGGGGATTTCCGCGCAGGTGCAGATTCTCAAGGGCCGCAGCGACATCCCGCGCTTTTTGCTCGGCGCCGACCTGCTGATCCACCCGGCCTACAACGAGAACACCGGCACCGTGCTGCTGGAGGCGCTGGTCGCCGGCCTGCCGGTGCTGGTCAGCGATGTCTGCGGCTACGCCCACTACATCGCCGAAGCCGACAGCGGTCGAGTGCTGCCCGGCCCGTTCGCGCAGGAGCGACTCAACCGCCTGCTCGCCGAGATGTTGGCCGACGCTGCGGCGCGCGCGGCCTGGGCGCGCAACGGCCTGGCCTTCGCCGCCAGCGCCGATCTGTACAGCATGCCGCAGCACGCGGCGGACGTGATCCTGGTGGCGGAGCCGGCATGCAACTGA
- the waaC gene encoding lipopolysaccharide heptosyltransferase I, producing MRVLLIKTSSLGDVIHSLPALTDAARAIPGIRFDWVVEEGFAEIPAWHPAVAQVIPVAIRRWRGNLWQTWRSGEWARFKQRLRATRYDLVIDAQGLLKSAWLTRYVQAPVAGLDGHSAREPLASRFYARRYAVAKGQHALERVRQLFAQALDYPLPQGIADYGLDRNRLADAGGPPYLLFLHGTTWPSKHWPEAYWRALLERMNELGWAVRLPWGNAVEQARAERLAAGLALVSVLPRLNLAGIAKVIAGARACVAVDTGLGHLAAALDVPTISLYGPTRPDLVGAYGRSQVHLCAEGPDAGSGDRDKPCFDSLLPARVALELEALLLSEELA from the coding sequence ATGAGAGTGCTGTTGATCAAGACCTCGTCGCTCGGCGACGTGATCCACAGCCTGCCGGCGCTCACCGATGCGGCGCGGGCGATCCCCGGCATCCGCTTCGACTGGGTGGTGGAGGAGGGCTTCGCCGAGATTCCCGCCTGGCACCCGGCGGTGGCCCAGGTGATCCCGGTGGCGATCCGCCGCTGGCGTGGCAACCTTTGGCAGACCTGGCGCAGCGGCGAGTGGGCGCGCTTCAAGCAGCGCCTGCGCGCGACCCGCTACGACCTGGTGATCGACGCCCAGGGCCTGCTGAAAAGCGCCTGGCTGACCCGTTACGTGCAGGCGCCGGTGGCCGGCCTGGATGGCCATTCCGCCCGTGAGCCGTTGGCCAGCCGCTTCTATGCGCGCCGCTATGCGGTGGCTAAGGGCCAGCATGCGCTGGAGCGCGTGCGCCAGCTGTTCGCCCAGGCGCTGGACTATCCATTGCCGCAGGGCATCGCCGACTACGGCCTGGACCGCAACCGCCTGGCCGACGCCGGCGGCCCGCCCTACCTGCTGTTCCTGCACGGCACCACCTGGCCGAGCAAGCATTGGCCGGAAGCCTACTGGCGGGCGCTGCTCGAGCGCATGAACGAACTCGGCTGGGCGGTGCGCCTGCCCTGGGGCAATGCCGTCGAGCAGGCGCGCGCCGAACGCCTGGCCGCCGGGCTGGCGCTGGTCAGCGTGCTGCCGCGCCTGAATCTGGCCGGCATCGCCAAGGTCATCGCCGGCGCCCGCGCCTGCGTGGCGGTGGACACCGGCCTCGGCCACCTGGCCGCCGCCCTCGATGTGCCGACCATCTCCCTATACGGGCCGACCCGCCCGGACCTGGTCGGCGCCTACGGCCGCTCGCAGGTGCACCTGTGCGCCGAAGGCCCGGACGCCGGCTCGGGTGACCGTGACAAGCCCTGCTTCGACAGCCTGCTGCCGGCGCGCGTGGCCCTCGAACTGGAGGCCTTGCTGCTCAGCGAGGAACTGGCATGA